Proteins encoded together in one Stutzerimonas stutzeri window:
- the glnT gene encoding type III glutamate--ammonia ligase yields the protein MTSFPLSSVEELKQQLQDKGVKYAMASYVDIHGVIKGKFVPIAHLGQMLRGSELYTGAALDGVPQEISDNEVAAMPDPATATQCSWNRDLAWFASDLYLDGKPFDACSRGILKRQTEAAAALGYTFNLGIETEFFLFKDTPDGGFAPISERDDMAKPCYDPRLLMDNLPIVDELVQAMNEMGWGVYSFDHEDANGQFETDFKYSDALGMADRFVFFRMMANEIARKHGAFATFMPKPSANRTGSGAHYNMSLADIETGKNLFEVDGEDPYGCGVTPLAYHFIAGVLKHAKAICAVIAPTVNSYKRLIRKGAMSGSTWAPVFCCYGNNNRTNMLRIPSQGARVECRAADIGCNPYLGAAMILAAGLEGIRDKLDPGQPHRENMYHYSEREVAQMGIETLPRTLSEAIDAFEADPLSRQVFGDAMYQAFVEFKRDEWNAYHTHVSDWEIQRYLKFF from the coding sequence ATGACCAGCTTTCCCCTCTCCTCCGTCGAGGAGTTGAAACAGCAGTTGCAGGACAAGGGTGTGAAGTACGCGATGGCCAGCTACGTCGACATCCACGGCGTGATCAAGGGCAAGTTCGTCCCCATCGCCCATCTCGGCCAGATGCTCCGCGGCTCCGAGCTCTACACCGGTGCGGCGCTGGACGGCGTCCCGCAGGAGATCAGCGACAACGAGGTGGCCGCGATGCCAGACCCGGCGACCGCCACCCAGTGCAGCTGGAACCGCGATCTCGCCTGGTTCGCCAGTGACCTCTACCTGGACGGCAAGCCCTTCGACGCCTGCTCGCGCGGCATCCTCAAGCGCCAGACCGAAGCCGCTGCAGCGCTGGGCTACACCTTCAACCTGGGCATCGAGACCGAGTTCTTCCTGTTCAAGGACACCCCGGATGGCGGCTTCGCGCCCATTTCCGAGCGCGACGACATGGCCAAGCCCTGCTACGACCCGCGCCTGCTGATGGACAACCTGCCCATCGTCGACGAACTGGTGCAGGCGATGAACGAGATGGGCTGGGGTGTCTACTCCTTCGACCACGAGGACGCCAACGGCCAGTTCGAAACCGATTTCAAGTACAGCGACGCCCTCGGCATGGCCGACCGCTTCGTGTTCTTCCGCATGATGGCCAACGAGATCGCCCGCAAGCACGGCGCTTTCGCCACCTTCATGCCCAAGCCCTCGGCCAACCGCACCGGCAGCGGCGCGCACTACAACATGTCGCTCGCCGACATCGAGACCGGCAAGAACCTGTTCGAAGTCGATGGCGAAGACCCCTACGGCTGCGGCGTGACCCCGCTGGCCTATCACTTCATCGCCGGGGTGCTGAAACACGCCAAGGCCATCTGCGCGGTCATCGCGCCTACGGTCAACAGCTACAAGCGACTGATCCGCAAGGGCGCCATGTCCGGCTCGACCTGGGCGCCGGTGTTCTGCTGCTACGGCAACAACAACCGTACCAACATGCTGCGCATTCCGTCCCAGGGTGCGCGGGTCGAATGCCGCGCCGCCGACATCGGCTGCAACCCCTACCTCGGTGCCGCGATGATCCTCGCCGCCGGCCTGGAGGGCATCCGCGACAAGCTCGATCCCGGCCAGCCGCACCGCGAGAACATGTATCACTACAGCGAACGGGAGGTCGCGCAGATGGGTATCGAGACCCTGCCGCGCACCCTCAGCGAAGCCATCGACGCCTTCGAGGCCGACCCGCTGTCGCGCCAGGTGTTCGGCGATGCCATGTACCAGGCCTTTGTCGAGTTCAAGCGCGACGAATGGAATGCCTACCACACCCATGTTTCCGACTGGGAAATCCAGCGCTATCTGAAGTTCTTCTGA
- a CDS encoding alpha/beta fold hydrolase, whose translation MIEIKREKKFFALGEMSLENGERLRNARLCYQVVGTPNRARDNLVLIPSYYGGTHWGSLPLLGADGPLAGGDYCVVLTNLFGAGWSTSPSNAAPGQGAADFPRVGLLDNVRAQKALLDRLYGDDWQLALVSGWSMGGMQTLFWAMAYPERMRAILPFCCTARCWPHNRVFLEGVKAALCADAAWLGGRYSVPPERGLRAFGRAYAGWAYSQAFYRHELWREMGFESLEALLDYWEQDHLEQDANDLLCVLHTWQSADPARSFAAGSLAEALGRIRARTILMPGSSDLYFTVEDARHEAALIPGAELRVLESDWGHCAGGPGRSAPAMRQVFAAMAELLGR comes from the coding sequence ATGATTGAAATAAAAAGGGAAAAGAAATTTTTTGCGCTGGGCGAAATGAGCCTCGAAAACGGCGAACGCCTGCGCAATGCGCGGCTCTGCTATCAGGTAGTGGGCACGCCGAACCGCGCGCGGGACAACCTGGTGCTGATTCCGAGCTACTACGGCGGCACACATTGGGGCAGCCTGCCCCTGCTTGGTGCGGATGGCCCGCTGGCAGGTGGCGATTACTGCGTGGTGCTGACAAACCTGTTCGGCGCAGGCTGGTCGACTTCGCCGAGCAACGCTGCGCCCGGTCAGGGCGCAGCGGACTTCCCGCGGGTCGGCCTGCTGGACAACGTGAGGGCGCAGAAGGCGTTGCTCGATCGGTTGTATGGCGACGACTGGCAGCTCGCCCTGGTCAGCGGCTGGTCCATGGGCGGCATGCAGACGCTGTTCTGGGCAATGGCCTATCCGGAACGGATGCGTGCCATCCTGCCGTTCTGCTGTACGGCACGCTGCTGGCCGCACAATCGGGTGTTTCTCGAAGGGGTGAAGGCGGCGCTGTGCGCCGACGCCGCCTGGCTGGGAGGGCGCTACAGCGTGCCGCCGGAACGTGGTTTGCGGGCTTTCGGCCGTGCCTATGCCGGCTGGGCCTATTCGCAGGCGTTCTATCGTCATGAGCTGTGGCGCGAGATGGGTTTCGAGAGCCTTGAGGCGCTGCTCGACTACTGGGAACAGGATCATCTGGAGCAGGACGCCAACGACCTGCTCTGCGTGCTGCATACCTGGCAATCGGCCGACCCGGCCCGCAGTTTCGCTGCCGGCTCGCTGGCCGAAGCGCTGGGGCGCATCCGTGCGCGGACCATCCTTATGCCCGGCAGCAGCGATCTGTATTTCACCGTCGAGGATGCCCGCCACGAGGCCGCGCTGATTCCGGGTGCCGAGCTGCGGGTGCTCGAATCGGACTGGGGCCATTGTGCCGGTGGGCCGGGCCGCAGCGCGCCGGCCATGCGCCAGGTGTTCGCGGCAATGGCCGAACTGCTTGGCCGCTAG
- a CDS encoding ABC transporter ATP-binding protein → MSDAKIRVRQVGKTFVSERREVQALQSIDLDIQPNEFVTFVGASGCGKSTLLRIIAGLETLSRGEILLDGRPIDGPGVDRAMVFQHYSLYPWLTVMQNIKFCRQLKVIGDTVRHDGDVESAAGRADALLNLMGLTRFADAYPSQLSGGMQQRVAIARALLPRPATLLMDEPFGALDAQTREVMHDLIRHVHRLEKSTILFVTHDVEEAIYLGSRIVLMAPRPGRIDSIYEVPLPAQRHQDMKLAPEFTELKREILARIRETSGMHTDLEQLAKLSAVAG, encoded by the coding sequence ATGTCCGATGCCAAGATTCGTGTACGCCAGGTCGGCAAGACCTTCGTCAGCGAGCGCCGTGAGGTGCAGGCGCTGCAGTCGATCGACCTGGACATCCAGCCCAACGAGTTCGTCACCTTCGTCGGCGCCTCGGGCTGCGGCAAGTCCACCCTGCTGCGCATCATCGCCGGCCTGGAGACGCTGAGTCGCGGCGAGATCCTGCTCGACGGCAGGCCCATCGACGGCCCCGGCGTCGACCGTGCCATGGTCTTCCAGCACTACAGCCTCTACCCCTGGCTGACGGTGATGCAGAACATCAAGTTCTGCCGCCAGCTCAAGGTGATCGGCGATACCGTGCGCCACGATGGAGACGTGGAGTCCGCCGCCGGCCGCGCCGATGCCCTGCTCAACCTGATGGGTCTGACGCGCTTCGCCGATGCCTACCCCAGCCAGCTCTCCGGCGGCATGCAGCAACGCGTTGCCATTGCCCGCGCCCTGCTGCCCAGACCCGCGACACTGCTGATGGACGAGCCCTTCGGCGCGCTGGATGCGCAAACCCGCGAAGTCATGCATGACCTGATCCGTCACGTACACCGGCTGGAGAAGAGCACCATCCTGTTCGTCACCCACGATGTCGAAGAAGCCATCTATCTGGGCAGCCGCATCGTGCTGATGGCGCCACGCCCCGGGCGCATCGATTCCATCTACGAGGTACCGCTGCCGGCCCAGCGCCACCAGGACATGAAGCTCGCGCCGGAATTCACTGAGCTCAAGCGCGAGATCCTCGCCCGCATCCGCGAAACCTCCGGCATGCACACCGACCTCGAGCAGCTGGCCAAACTCAGCGCCGTGGCCGGCTGA